The nucleotide sequence GGTGAGGTCGCCCGAGATCGTGCGTCGCCAGTCGGAGATGTTGGGCTCGTGCACCCCGGTCCAGGTCTCGAGGAACCGGATCACCGAGGTGTGGTCGAAGACCTGCGAGTCGACCCAGCCGCCCCGGCTCCACGGCGACACGACCGTGAGCGGCACGCGCGTGCCGTAGCCGACGGGCAGGCCGTCCACGTACTCGTCGGCTGTGCCGGGCTCGGCGAGCGGCGGCAGCTGGTGGTCGAAGTAGCCGTCGTTCTCGTCGTAGTTGATGAGGAGCACCGTGCGCGCCCAGGTGTCCGGGTTGCTCATGAGCGCCTGGATCACGGCGTTCGTGTAGTGCGCGCCGTAGTCGGGGCTGGCCTTCGGGTGCTCGCTCCAGCCGTACGGCGCCACGACGTACGACACCGCGGGCAGCGTGCCCGCCGCGGCGTCCTTCCCGAACTCCTCGAGCAGGTGCGTGACGTCGAGTCCCTTGCCGGAGTCGGGCTTCCACCCGTCGTGGAGCCCGCCGTCGAGCGCGAGCTGACGCGTCGCGGGATCCTCCGAGGCGAGCGCCTCGTGGTACTGGTGGAACAGCCACAGCGGGTTGTCGCCGTAGTCGCCCACGTAGGGGTGCGTGCCGTCGTCGCCGACCTCGTCGTTCGCGTAGGTCTTCCACGTGACCCCGGCCTGCCGGAGCCGCTCGGGGTAGGTCGTCCAGCCGAAGACGGGGGCGTAATCGTCGGGGTTGTCGATGGCGGGGCCGCCGGCCTTCCCGCGCGGGTCGATCGTGCCGGTCCACTGGAACAGGCGGTTCGGGGTCGTCGGGCCGATGAGCGAGCAGTGGTAGTGGTCGGCGATCGTGAAGGCGGAGGCCAGGGCGTGGTGGAAGGGGAGGTCGTCCTTCGTGAAGTAGCCCATGGTCTGCTCGCTCTTCGCGACGACCCAGTTGTCCCACGCGCCCTCGTTCCAGGCCTGGTGCCCGCCCTTCCAGGAGTGGTCGAGGCCGCCGGCGCCCTGCGCGTTGAAGCGCGAGGAGTCGAGCGGGAAGGGCAGCATGTGCCCGCCGTCGGTGCGGCTGGCGTCGGGCTGCGCGAACACGGAGCCGCCGCCGGGGTACTCGACGGCCTGCTTGTCGCCGAAGCCGCGGACGCCCGGCAGCGTGCCGAAGTAGTGGTCGAACGAGCGGTTCTCCTGCATGAGGATCACCACGTGCTCGACGTCCTTGATGGACCGCGTGAGGTTCCTGCGGGTGGCGGCCGTGGCCGCCACGGGCGCGCCGGCGACGGATCCGGCGGCCACGCCCGCCATGATCGCGGCGGCGCCGCCGAGCAGGACGGTGCGGCGGCTGACGCCCGGGCGGATCCCGGTGCGGTAGGGGCGCGAGGGGTCGAGCGGCGGCGCGGCGTCTACGCCGGCCGCGAGGTCGACGTCCGGGGCGTGCTCTTCGGGCTTGGAGGTGCTCACGGTGACGGTCCTTCTTCCTGATCGTGCCCGGCGTCGCGCGCAGGCGGTGATCCGGCCGCCCCGGGAGGGTCCGGGCGCGGCAGGGGGATGCGGGTGCTGTGGAGCGGGGAGGTGCGGATCCCGGGCGCCAGGGGCGGGGATGCCGCCCTGGCGCCGGCACGACCGGGGATGACGTCCGGGTGCGGATCGCGCGGGGACGACGCCGTGCCAGGCGCGAGTATGCGGCCGCCGTCGGAACAGCGCGTCACCTGGCGTGACGCGGGTGGGAACGATCCCTGAACAGGCAGCGGCGTCGCCCGCGCTCCTCGGAGCGCGGGCGACGCGGGCTACTCGACGCGGCCGGCGAAGCGGTGGCGGAAGCCGCCGGGCGCCTCGACGATCACGTCGTAGTAGCCCCACCGGTCGAGCGGCCACCTGACGGTCGTGCTGCGGCCGGGCTTCACGGTCTCGTGCCGCACGCGCTCGATGAAGTCGTTCGACGTCATCGTGTAGTCCACCGAGGGCGAGCCCTCGTTCCCGAGCGTCAGCCGCAGGTAGGGCTTGCCGTCCGCGACGGCCTCGGCCCGGACGGCGGGCACGGGCACGTCGCCGGCCGTCGTGGGGATCACGGTGCCGGCGAAGCGGCGGAGGAACCGGTCGGGCCCGTAGACGCTGAAGTCGTAGGCGCCCGCGTGCGCCGCGCTGTCCCAGGTGTACGTCGCCGAGCCGCTCGGCGGCAGCGTGAACGGCGTGCTGGTGAAGGGCAGCGCGATGTTGGGGAACACCTGGTGCGACACCCCCTGGGTGCCCGGGTTGCGCATCGTCAGCGTGACCCTCCCGGTGCCGCGGT is from Clavibacter sp. A6099 and encodes:
- a CDS encoding phosphocholine-specific phospholipase C; translated protein: MSTSKPEEHAPDVDLAAGVDAAPPLDPSRPYRTGIRPGVSRRTVLLGGAAAIMAGVAAGSVAGAPVAATAATRRNLTRSIKDVEHVVILMQENRSFDHYFGTLPGVRGFGDKQAVEYPGGGSVFAQPDASRTDGGHMLPFPLDSSRFNAQGAGGLDHSWKGGHQAWNEGAWDNWVVAKSEQTMGYFTKDDLPFHHALASAFTIADHYHCSLIGPTTPNRLFQWTGTIDPRGKAGGPAIDNPDDYAPVFGWTTYPERLRQAGVTWKTYANDEVGDDGTHPYVGDYGDNPLWLFHQYHEALASEDPATRQLALDGGLHDGWKPDSGKGLDVTHLLEEFGKDAAAGTLPAVSYVVAPYGWSEHPKASPDYGAHYTNAVIQALMSNPDTWARTVLLINYDENDGYFDHQLPPLAEPGTADEYVDGLPVGYGTRVPLTVVSPWSRGGWVDSQVFDHTSVIRFLETWTGVHEPNISDWRRTISGDLTSCLDFAHPDFSIPSADEVLPMSATQALVAAADADMAKPPVQEPAVGAQRMPEQEAGSMRHRPLPYRQDADVAVDRASGRVTLTMRNQGKQGVSHQVFPNIALPFASTPFTVAPRGKAAYTWESSAHEGAYDFSLYGPDRFLRRFAGTVVAAGTTDVPVPRVTAETIPGGKGVLRLTLANDGTPSVHYTLTANDFITRERHETVKPGRSTTVNWPVDEWGYYDVVVTDGAGFRYRYAGRVE